In Sphingobacterium thalpophilum, a genomic segment contains:
- a CDS encoding glycine betaine/L-proline ABC transporter ATP-binding protein: MDKTSKVKVKVEDLVLVFGKQKKQALKLLNEGFSKKEILAKTDCTIGINKANFEIFEGEFFVIMGLSGSGKSTLLRCLNRLNEPTSGKVFVNGEDITGKNNKDLLEVRRTEMSMVFQKFGLLPHHTVLSNAAFGLELRGEEREKRESKAQKALDVVGLSGFEQQLPSQLSGGMQQRVGLARALANDPEVLLMDEAFSALDPLIKTEMQDQLLELQDNLQKTIVFITHDLDEAIKLGDRIAIMKDGVIEQIGTAEDILTNPASDYVKAFVEKVDRKSIISAGSLMFEKPTVVRFKKDGPEGALRKMRSTGIEILPVVDAHETFLGFVHMSEVIQSAKRREPTVESIIHTTVPTVSKEVTVEEMLPLISEIRSPIAVVNEHNRLLGIVTQTSLIIEATKYNEEEIIELKEKANNQ; this comes from the coding sequence ATGGATAAAACTAGCAAGGTAAAAGTAAAAGTTGAAGACTTGGTACTTGTTTTCGGAAAACAGAAGAAGCAAGCTTTGAAATTACTAAATGAGGGTTTCTCCAAAAAAGAAATCTTGGCAAAGACAGATTGCACGATCGGAATCAACAAAGCTAATTTTGAAATCTTCGAGGGTGAATTCTTTGTTATAATGGGACTATCAGGGAGTGGGAAATCTACGCTGCTCCGTTGTCTTAATCGATTGAACGAACCTACATCGGGAAAGGTATTTGTCAATGGAGAGGATATTACAGGGAAAAATAATAAAGATCTTCTTGAAGTCCGTAGGACAGAAATGAGTATGGTCTTTCAAAAGTTTGGTCTGTTGCCACATCATACCGTATTAAGCAATGCCGCTTTTGGTTTAGAACTAAGAGGGGAAGAACGGGAAAAACGGGAATCTAAAGCTCAGAAAGCGCTGGATGTAGTAGGACTGAGTGGATTTGAGCAACAGTTACCGTCTCAGTTATCTGGTGGTATGCAACAGCGGGTTGGACTGGCTCGGGCACTTGCCAATGATCCCGAAGTATTGCTGATGGATGAGGCATTTTCAGCACTAGATCCCCTGATTAAAACCGAAATGCAAGATCAGCTATTGGAGTTGCAGGATAATTTACAAAAGACGATCGTTTTTATTACCCATGATCTCGATGAAGCAATCAAATTGGGCGATCGTATTGCTATTATGAAGGATGGTGTCATCGAACAGATCGGTACTGCGGAAGATATCTTGACAAATCCAGCAAGTGACTATGTTAAAGCCTTTGTTGAAAAAGTGGATCGCAAGTCCATCATTTCGGCAGGTTCACTGATGTTTGAGAAACCTACTGTTGTACGTTTCAAAAAAGATGGCCCTGAGGGGGCTCTACGTAAAATGCGGTCGACAGGAATTGAGATTCTCCCTGTAGTTGATGCTCATGAGACTTTTCTTGGTTTTGTTCATATGAGTGAAGTCATTCAATCTGCAAAGCGTAGGGAACCTACCGTAGAATCCATTATACATACGACCGTTCCAACTGTATCAAAAGAGGTGACCGTTGAAGAAATGTTGCCCTTGATATCGGAGATCCGGTCGCCAATTGCTGTGGTGAATGAACATAATCGTTTGTTGGGGATCGTAACACAGACATCATTGATTATCGAAGCGACAAAGTATAATGAAGAAGAAATTATTGAATTAAAAGAGAAAGCAAATAATCAGTAG
- a CDS encoding alpha-L-fucosidase yields MLKIGIKKILFCLALAGLVVNQVSAQQMEHMWNGEGGNKPIAENRGKLFREGKYAMFIHWGIYSQLANTWKGKTFYGIGEWLMNKNMANIPVADYMAAAGSFRPDHFDAKAIVRLAKDAGMRYIVITSKHHDGFSMFHSKVNSFNIVEATDFKRDPMIELAKACKEGGIGFGFYYSQNQDWTYPGGNGGPKVNAAGQPKTFDDYFWEKCYPEVNQITTEYGPIELVWFDTPGGMDKKYAQKLVELVHKNQPGAFVSGRVGHGLGDYATLGDMEVPRQNVPGLWEAVDVTNDSWGYAWYDNNWKSAREILSRTLSTIGRGGTYMLNVGPKPDGTIPEPASLALRGAGAWIRKYPETVYGAQASPWGHALPWGDATVQGGKISLLVYHWPANGKLFVPGLTKGIKSINLLTSNGKKSLNYTFDGKWLKINTPGVAPDSLVSVIEVVMREMPVIDKMFGVDPAMETIVPVDFAEVEGCNKTGKSWMEKFGEWKHVVQVGQWTDESKLTYAIDIIKPGYYQIDLNYTGQGRMVWKIENSDGEIVQNQQAASSVYNWYPWGWMKFKAPGRYKITVSLVDGDADKLSLTALRFKSVE; encoded by the coding sequence ATGTTAAAAATAGGTATTAAAAAGATATTGTTTTGTCTAGCACTGGCGGGGTTGGTTGTGAACCAGGTTTCAGCGCAACAGATGGAACACATGTGGAATGGTGAAGGGGGAAATAAACCGATTGCCGAAAATAGAGGGAAACTGTTTCGTGAAGGCAAATATGCGATGTTTATCCATTGGGGAATCTATTCGCAGCTGGCAAATACCTGGAAGGGAAAAACGTTTTATGGCATAGGGGAGTGGCTCATGAACAAGAACATGGCCAATATACCTGTTGCGGACTATATGGCTGCTGCGGGTTCTTTCCGTCCAGATCATTTTGATGCTAAAGCTATTGTGAGGCTTGCAAAAGATGCGGGAATGCGTTACATCGTGATTACAAGTAAACATCATGATGGATTTTCAATGTTTCATTCTAAGGTGAATTCTTTTAATATTGTTGAGGCGACTGACTTTAAGCGCGATCCAATGATTGAGCTCGCAAAAGCATGTAAGGAAGGTGGGATCGGTTTTGGCTTCTATTATTCGCAAAATCAGGATTGGACTTATCCTGGCGGAAATGGAGGGCCTAAGGTGAATGCAGCTGGTCAACCGAAAACATTTGATGATTATTTTTGGGAAAAATGTTATCCTGAGGTGAATCAGATTACAACTGAGTATGGACCGATAGAATTGGTCTGGTTCGATACTCCAGGTGGGATGGATAAGAAATACGCACAAAAACTTGTCGAATTGGTTCATAAAAATCAACCCGGAGCATTTGTGTCGGGGCGAGTGGGGCACGGGCTTGGTGATTATGCTACTTTAGGAGATATGGAAGTGCCGCGGCAGAATGTTCCGGGTCTTTGGGAAGCAGTAGATGTAACTAACGATTCTTGGGGTTATGCTTGGTACGACAATAATTGGAAGAGTGCTCGTGAGATCTTGTCACGTACATTGTCGACTATTGGTCGAGGTGGGACCTATATGTTAAATGTTGGACCTAAACCCGACGGGACTATTCCAGAGCCAGCGAGCTTAGCTTTGCGCGGTGCGGGTGCCTGGATCCGAAAATATCCAGAGACCGTTTATGGCGCACAGGCGTCACCTTGGGGGCATGCTTTACCCTGGGGAGATGCTACTGTACAGGGAGGTAAAATTTCATTGTTGGTCTATCATTGGCCGGCCAATGGAAAGTTATTTGTTCCGGGCCTAACAAAAGGGATAAAGTCGATTAACCTTTTAACTTCCAACGGCAAAAAGTCCTTGAATTACACGTTCGATGGAAAATGGCTAAAAATCAATACGCCAGGTGTAGCTCCCGATTCATTGGTTTCTGTCATTGAGGTAGTTATGCGGGAAATGCCCGTTATTGATAAAATGTTTGGAGTTGATCCGGCCATGGAGACAATTGTGCCTGTTGATTTTGCTGAAGTTGAAGGATGTAATAAAACTGGAAAATCCTGGATGGAAAAATTCGGTGAATGGAAGCATGTGGTTCAAGTAGGGCAGTGGACTGATGAAAGTAAATTAACGTATGCTATAGACATTATTAAGCCAGGCTATTATCAAATTGATCTAAATTATACGGGGCAGGGGAGAATGGTGTGGAAGATCGAAAACTCGGATGGGGAGATCGTGCAGAATCAGCAAGCGGCCTCTTCTGTGTATAATTGGTACCCTTGGGGATGGATGAAATTTAAGGCTCCGGGGCGCTACAAAATTACTGTTTCTTTAGTGGATGGGGATGCTGATAAACTCAGTCTTACTGCACTTCGATTTAAATCTGTAGAATAG
- a CDS encoding siderophore-interacting protein, translating to MKVIQLALTVSRKEYLTPHYIRVYLTGDGVDQIANTTVGVNNKILIPPKHVDRIYFPEFDYERGQWKPMDEAIRPTVRTYTHRGINLDRNEVWIDFVAHGDEGPASAWAMAAKPGDVLGILMKAGKTSLYEVAANYLLVGDATAIPVLGAILEDLPPSAKGICMIEVHGSEDIQQLKTKAAIDFIWLHNDTPQEGSLLADLVKIRSLPVADKFAYVAAEFSTVKEIRNYLRKDLGWGREELYAYSYWKAGVAEDKSATDRRSESEEIQA from the coding sequence ATGAAAGTAATACAGCTCGCCCTGACTGTAAGTAGAAAAGAATACCTGACGCCACATTATATTCGTGTTTATTTGACTGGTGATGGTGTAGATCAAATCGCTAATACGACCGTCGGAGTCAATAACAAGATCTTGATTCCGCCAAAGCATGTAGATCGCATTTATTTTCCAGAATTTGATTATGAACGAGGGCAGTGGAAGCCGATGGATGAGGCGATTAGGCCAACAGTTCGAACTTATACACATCGCGGTATCAACCTTGATAGAAATGAAGTATGGATTGATTTCGTTGCCCATGGTGATGAGGGGCCAGCTTCAGCTTGGGCTATGGCTGCAAAACCTGGCGATGTGCTCGGGATTCTAATGAAAGCAGGTAAGACGTCCCTATATGAAGTTGCAGCTAACTATCTCCTTGTTGGGGATGCAACTGCAATTCCTGTTCTGGGGGCAATCTTAGAAGATTTGCCACCTTCGGCAAAGGGAATCTGTATGATTGAAGTACATGGTAGCGAAGATATACAGCAATTGAAGACTAAGGCTGCTATTGATTTTATCTGGTTACATAATGATACGCCACAAGAAGGTAGCCTTTTGGCGGATTTGGTGAAGATCAGATCCTTGCCCGTAGCGGATAAATTTGCTTATGTAGCTGCTGAATTTTCGACAGTTAAGGAGATTCGCAATTATTTGCGTAAGGATCTCGGTTGGGGAAGAGAGGAGCTTTATGCTTATTCGTATTGGAAAGCTGGAGTTGCTGAAGATAAATCTGCTACAGATCGCCGTAGTGAGAGTGAAGAAATCCAGGCCTAA
- a CDS encoding proline/glycine betaine ABC transporter permease — protein MNKVIDIGQYIAVAVNWLTDHLEPFFNLIKNTGNASIIGLEWVLTTIPFFIIIALFTGLAWWKSGKGVALTTLVGLTLIYLMGFWIATMETLALVLVATLTALVISVPLGVWAAKNKLAAKIIRPLLDLMQTMPAFVYLIPAVLFFSIGKVPGAFATIIFAMPPAVRLTTLGIDAVPKDIVEAARSFGATNSQILFKIELPLATKTILAGINQTILLSLSMVVIAGMIAAGGLGEKVLEGINNLDIGLGFESGLSVVILAIILDRITQGFVKKKA, from the coding sequence ATGAATAAAGTAATCGATATAGGACAATACATTGCTGTAGCCGTCAATTGGCTGACAGATCATTTAGAACCATTTTTTAACTTGATAAAAAATACGGGGAATGCATCCATTATTGGACTGGAATGGGTGCTAACAACAATACCTTTTTTTATTATAATCGCATTATTTACAGGTTTAGCCTGGTGGAAATCTGGAAAAGGGGTTGCATTGACAACATTGGTGGGATTAACATTGATCTATCTGATGGGATTTTGGATTGCAACGATGGAGACTTTGGCCCTAGTGTTGGTAGCTACACTGACAGCATTGGTTATATCAGTTCCTTTGGGCGTGTGGGCCGCGAAGAATAAACTAGCAGCGAAAATCATTCGGCCCTTACTTGATTTAATGCAGACGATGCCTGCCTTTGTTTACTTGATTCCAGCGGTGTTATTTTTTAGTATCGGTAAAGTCCCGGGAGCTTTTGCTACCATTATTTTCGCTATGCCACCTGCCGTCCGTTTGACGACTTTAGGGATTGATGCGGTTCCAAAAGATATCGTGGAAGCTGCACGTTCATTTGGAGCAACCAATAGTCAGATCTTATTTAAAATAGAGCTGCCCTTGGCTACAAAAACAATCTTAGCAGGGATCAATCAGACCATATTACTGTCTTTATCTATGGTTGTTATTGCCGGAATGATTGCTGCTGGTGGCTTGGGAGAAAAAGTGCTTGAGGGTATTAATAACTTGGATATTGGTCTTGGTTTTGAAAGTGGTTTGTCCGTTGTGATTCTCGCTATTATTTTGGATCGAATCACGCAGGGTTTTGTAAAAAAGAAAGCATAG
- a CDS encoding cold-shock protein, with the protein MKQNSTPAMFIGAVKWFDNNKGFGTLALPSGEELFVHIRRFKVPPEHIIQPGEVIVGDKKPDPKRSGYLAQNCRILKRPEDWKFVISLLDKEHTVLLPDSHGREQKHNLTSLTARQLLRTQPREHIVAMLTANFDVHFDSSIFISYAELIDKSITGVFEKETAYDILSKVFEYFGKHVSHQILFRVWKESMFRYIGYPAEGDYEIPELVFNLNATEINCEDLARINTYSFGKSFCTDFVNALFEDIETMDKKDIEPLLPYIEFLENEDSIEKIQTLLQE; encoded by the coding sequence TTGAAACAAAACTCAACCCCAGCCATGTTTATCGGCGCAGTCAAATGGTTCGACAATAACAAAGGATTTGGTACTCTTGCGTTACCTTCCGGAGAAGAACTCTTTGTGCATATACGCAGGTTTAAAGTTCCTCCAGAACATATTATTCAACCTGGAGAAGTTATTGTTGGCGATAAGAAACCCGACCCTAAAAGGAGCGGTTATCTCGCCCAGAACTGCAGGATTCTCAAAAGGCCCGAAGATTGGAAATTCGTCATCTCGCTCCTCGACAAAGAACACACCGTACTCCTCCCCGACAGCCACGGTCGAGAACAAAAGCATAACTTAACCTCATTAACAGCAAGACAACTTTTAAGAACTCAACCCAGAGAACATATTGTGGCCATGCTGACCGCTAATTTTGATGTTCATTTTGATAGCTCAATTTTTATTTCCTATGCCGAATTGATCGACAAAAGCATTACTGGTGTTTTTGAGAAAGAAACCGCTTACGATATACTTTCCAAAGTGTTCGAATACTTTGGGAAACATGTCTCGCATCAAATCCTATTTCGCGTGTGGAAAGAAAGCATGTTTAGGTACATCGGCTATCCAGCGGAAGGCGACTACGAAATTCCTGAGCTTGTATTTAATCTGAATGCCACCGAAATCAATTGTGAGGATCTGGCGAGAATAAACACTTACAGCTTTGGCAAATCTTTTTGCACTGATTTTGTAAATGCTTTATTTGAAGACATAGAAACAATGGACAAAAAGGATATTGAACCATTGTTACCTTATATTGAGTTTTTGGAGAATGAGGATTCTATTGAAAAAATACAGACGCTGCTGCAAGAATAG
- a CDS encoding helix-turn-helix domain-containing protein, with protein MERNQVEELRALQDTLYFIGGKWRIPIINSLCNGNKRFREIERSIPGITTRMLSKELKDMELNKLVNRKVYPDSPVLIEYLPTAYCRTFGNIIQEMINWGREHRKVIIEESVE; from the coding sequence ATGGAAAGAAATCAAGTAGAAGAACTAAGAGCATTACAAGACACCCTGTATTTTATAGGCGGAAAATGGCGTATTCCTATTATCAATTCACTATGCAACGGTAATAAACGGTTTCGAGAAATTGAACGAAGTATCCCTGGTATCACGACACGTATGCTGTCCAAAGAATTGAAAGATATGGAACTCAACAAGCTTGTTAACAGAAAGGTCTATCCGGACAGCCCTGTGCTGATTGAATACCTACCGACTGCCTATTGCCGGACATTTGGTAATATCATCCAAGAAATGATTAACTGGGGCCGAGAGCACAGAAAGGTGATTATTGAAGAATCTGTAGAATAG
- a CDS encoding AraC family transcriptional regulator produces MALRLYDIDSPSLLLERTYPSTCFSVDTGIYESVTHLDTTFGKGFYKEVFFDGIHIGYGHAQLFKRMRFRFETDFETVEMHFALKGNSQASGEMMPLGVNFETYQHNIIYGNSMCGQMEWGNQEFQLCEINLSPEFFKRFLPEDYKFFADFRNAIDRGKSGLLTNMHRRITHDMYEIIDDVINCQRKGIFKKIFLEAKIMELLLLQLEQFQEEDFVAVSLKKADIDKIYAVREFLLKNMDTNSTLVNLAHLVGTNEFTLKKGFKELFGTTVFGFWHDAKMEHAKKLILDEDRTIGEVSDLVGYKNQRHFSDAFKRKFGIPPSKLKNTL; encoded by the coding sequence ATGGCACTAAGATTATATGATATTGATTCACCCAGTTTATTATTGGAGCGGACTTACCCAAGTACCTGCTTTTCTGTCGACACGGGAATTTATGAATCTGTAACACATTTAGATACTACATTCGGAAAAGGTTTTTATAAGGAGGTTTTCTTCGATGGTATTCATATTGGTTACGGTCATGCGCAGTTATTTAAACGGATGCGGTTTCGTTTTGAAACTGATTTTGAAACAGTTGAAATGCACTTTGCCTTAAAAGGCAATAGTCAGGCGAGTGGCGAAATGATGCCCTTAGGTGTAAATTTTGAGACATACCAGCATAATATTATTTACGGAAATTCAATGTGTGGTCAAATGGAGTGGGGGAATCAGGAGTTTCAGTTATGTGAAATAAACTTATCGCCCGAATTTTTTAAAAGATTCCTGCCCGAAGATTATAAATTCTTTGCAGATTTTCGGAATGCTATTGACCGTGGTAAATCGGGATTGCTGACCAATATGCATAGACGGATTACCCACGATATGTATGAAATTATCGACGATGTAATCAATTGTCAACGAAAGGGAATTTTTAAGAAAATTTTCCTGGAAGCAAAGATTATGGAGCTCTTGCTTCTTCAATTGGAACAGTTTCAGGAAGAGGATTTTGTAGCAGTTTCGTTAAAAAAAGCCGATATCGATAAGATATATGCCGTTCGTGAGTTTCTACTAAAAAATATGGATACCAATAGTACACTAGTCAATCTCGCGCATCTGGTGGGTACCAATGAATTCACATTGAAAAAAGGTTTTAAGGAGCTATTTGGTACGACTGTTTTTGGTTTTTGGCATGACGCAAAAATGGAACATGCCAAGAAACTGATCTTAGATGAAGATCGAACAATCGGTGAAGTTTCTGATTTGGTTGGTTACAAAAATCAACGCCATTTTTCGGACGCCTTTAAACGTAAATTTGGAATCCCACCGAGTAAGCTAAAAAATACCTTGTAA
- a CDS encoding glycine betaine ABC transporter substrate-binding protein: MRKIKSMVLCLMVLLLASCSTGRNKNIIHIGMVDGWAEGVAMTEVAKVIMEEKGYHVVVQRATPDMILASMNNGDTDLYMDVWLPLTHGSKVAKFPNIEELGTSYNHARNGLVVPDYVTIDGIEELKKHEKEFDKRIIGIEKGAGITRAVDQVIKDYSLDYKHVNSSTVAMITELQNAIKAKRWIVVAGWQPHWMFAKMKLKFLDDPKKTLGDAEQIKIFARGNFNIEQPELARFFSKVYFDESTMADLLSKMQGSQDKAFTAKEWVKKHNDLVKGWLL; encoded by the coding sequence ATGAGGAAAATAAAAAGTATGGTATTGTGTCTGATGGTGTTGTTGCTTGCGTCATGCAGCACAGGTCGGAATAAAAATATTATTCATATCGGTATGGTCGATGGCTGGGCCGAAGGGGTCGCAATGACAGAGGTCGCAAAAGTTATTATGGAAGAAAAGGGATATCATGTTGTTGTCCAGCGGGCTACGCCAGATATGATCTTAGCCTCCATGAACAATGGCGATACAGATCTATATATGGATGTCTGGCTGCCATTGACCCATGGAAGTAAAGTGGCTAAATTCCCCAATATTGAAGAGCTTGGAACGAGTTATAACCATGCGCGAAATGGACTTGTTGTACCGGATTACGTAACAATTGATGGAATTGAAGAGTTGAAAAAACATGAAAAAGAGTTTGATAAACGGATCATTGGAATAGAAAAAGGGGCTGGAATAACACGTGCCGTGGATCAGGTGATCAAAGATTATAGCCTCGATTATAAGCATGTGAACTCATCTACCGTAGCTATGATCACGGAATTGCAAAATGCAATCAAAGCAAAACGTTGGATTGTGGTAGCTGGCTGGCAGCCGCATTGGATGTTTGCTAAAATGAAATTGAAGTTTTTGGATGACCCCAAAAAGACATTGGGTGATGCCGAGCAAATTAAAATTTTTGCACGGGGAAACTTTAACATTGAGCAGCCTGAGCTAGCCCGATTTTTCTCCAAAGTCTACTTCGATGAATCAACAATGGCTGATTTGTTGTCAAAAATGCAGGGAAGCCAGGACAAAGCATTTACGGCAAAAGAATGGGTCAAGAAACATAACGATCTCGTAAAGGGCTGGTTATTGTAA
- a CDS encoding MATE family efflux transporter: protein MEKQKQLILNGKLSRVMWQMSWPAVIAMVLYGLNNFLDGIFVGHLINNTALAAVGVTYPLAQFAQGFGTLIGTGMGAAISIWIGGDQQEKLHRSFGTVHFLTIIFSLIITLPCYAFADKLVYMMGGRGDILALGVDYFRTTILGSFFWIYGLALNMIIRAEGRMKTAAWMIAIGLLVDVLLKPVFIEHFGWGVSGAAWATNISMIIYTFLGVWYYAGGKASFKTKFWSLSWDLSILKETLSLGMPGFIMMVMIVIQNIVVFNALANYGNDMDITFFTAVNRLYILLNTPLWGLMRALQPVTGMNYGAGQYTRSINSYRLFAITGLLILLPFWLLVMLHPVAVISILIPEAIFSIQQLMDFRIYMSVLLVLPFIFMAMVWFPSIDHAKPATFISVLRQVVFYIPILIIAPKYFGVHSIYVASAAIDWIIFIIVIYAVRRITRKLNMQTDV from the coding sequence ATGGAGAAACAGAAACAACTGATCTTAAACGGTAAGTTAAGTAGGGTGATGTGGCAGATGTCGTGGCCTGCCGTGATTGCAATGGTCCTGTATGGTCTGAACAATTTTCTGGATGGTATTTTTGTTGGTCATCTGATTAACAATACAGCGTTGGCAGCTGTCGGTGTAACCTATCCTTTAGCCCAATTTGCACAAGGTTTTGGTACCCTGATCGGAACAGGTATGGGGGCAGCAATTAGTATTTGGATAGGTGGGGATCAACAGGAGAAATTACATAGGTCATTTGGTACGGTGCATTTTTTGACTATTATTTTCTCTCTTATAATTACCCTCCCTTGCTATGCATTTGCCGACAAATTGGTCTACATGATGGGTGGTAGAGGTGATATATTGGCTCTTGGGGTGGATTACTTTCGAACAACCATATTGGGTAGTTTTTTCTGGATTTATGGTTTGGCCCTCAACATGATTATTCGTGCAGAGGGTCGTATGAAAACTGCGGCCTGGATGATTGCAATTGGATTGCTTGTTGATGTCTTACTTAAACCGGTTTTTATAGAACACTTTGGTTGGGGTGTATCAGGGGCAGCTTGGGCAACCAATATATCGATGATCATCTACACATTTTTAGGTGTATGGTATTACGCCGGGGGAAAGGCTTCGTTCAAAACAAAGTTTTGGTCTTTATCTTGGGATTTATCGATTTTAAAAGAAACGCTTTCATTAGGAATGCCCGGGTTTATTATGATGGTCATGATTGTAATCCAGAATATTGTTGTCTTCAACGCATTGGCCAATTACGGAAATGATATGGATATTACGTTTTTTACGGCGGTCAATCGGCTTTATATTTTATTAAATACCCCACTATGGGGGCTTATGCGGGCTTTGCAGCCTGTAACGGGGATGAACTATGGTGCTGGGCAGTATACGAGAAGTATCAATTCGTACCGTTTATTTGCCATTACTGGGCTGCTGATTCTGCTTCCGTTCTGGTTGCTGGTGATGCTTCATCCCGTTGCTGTGATATCGATACTGATACCAGAAGCGATTTTTTCAATACAGCAGCTAATGGATTTCAGAATTTACATGAGTGTTTTATTGGTTCTTCCATTTATTTTTATGGCGATGGTGTGGTTTCCTTCCATTGATCATGCCAAGCCTGCGACTTTTATCAGTGTATTGCGACAGGTTGTATTTTATATTCCTATCTTAATTATTGCGCCAAAATATTTTGGTGTACACAGCATTTATGTAGCGAGCGCGGCGATAGACTGGATTATTTTCATTATAGTCATCTATGCGGTTCGACGAATCACGCGGAAGCTCAATATGCAAACTGATGTATAA
- a CDS encoding SDR family oxidoreductase, protein MENLENKVVLVTGGNSGIGFATAKEFSENGAQVIITGRRKQAIDQAAERIGATAYVANQAILQDIEKLAQEIKDRFGYIDVLFINAGITGEGGFIDEASEANFDAVMDINLKGSYFTLSRFIPLLRDGASVVILSSNVATLNMPASSIYQASKAAVNSFAKTAAMELANRKIRVNTVSPGPTRTDVLNKNYDQQTVENIWNKLATESPLKKIGTAEDVAKMVVYLSGDHASYITGADFVLDGGMGINHS, encoded by the coding sequence ATGGAAAATTTAGAAAACAAAGTCGTCTTAGTTACAGGAGGGAATAGTGGAATTGGTTTCGCAACAGCAAAGGAGTTTAGTGAAAATGGAGCACAAGTTATTATTACAGGAAGAAGAAAGCAAGCTATTGATCAAGCTGCTGAGCGGATAGGAGCAACAGCCTACGTGGCGAATCAGGCTATACTGCAAGATATTGAAAAACTTGCTCAGGAAATAAAAGATCGGTTTGGATATATTGATGTCCTATTTATAAACGCCGGTATTACAGGTGAAGGAGGTTTTATTGATGAAGCATCAGAAGCAAATTTTGATGCAGTAATGGATATCAATTTAAAAGGCTCATATTTTACATTGAGCAGATTTATCCCATTACTTCGCGATGGTGCGTCTGTCGTTATTCTTTCTTCTAATGTAGCGACCTTAAATATGCCAGCGAGTTCGATTTATCAAGCGAGTAAAGCGGCCGTTAATTCCTTCGCCAAAACAGCGGCAATGGAGCTTGCAAACCGTAAAATTCGTGTAAACACGGTGAGTCCTGGTCCGACTAGGACAGATGTGCTTAACAAGAATTATGACCAGCAGACTGTCGAAAATATTTGGAATAAGTTGGCTACTGAATCTCCACTCAAAAAGATAGGTACAGCCGAAGACGTCGCTAAAATGGTTGTTTATCTGAGTGGTGATCATGCATCTTACATTACTGGTGCTGATTTTGTTTTAGACGGTGGAATGGGTATCAATCATTCTTAA